From a region of the Alkalihalobacillus sp. TS-13 genome:
- a CDS encoding DMT family transporter — MIKQNGLKLAYLAAVLNATIIGFSFLFVKVALEYTSPFDMLAYRFSASFAGMSIPVIFGWIKLNYHGKPLYKVLLLATMYPLGFFTFQTFGLEHATSAAGGILFAFTPIATMILASIFLKERTTLLQKLSIFMSVFGVVFIFIMKGSSLNLSNLTGIFLLLTSCMAVAGYSVLARSLLKTFTPVEISYFMLGTGFIVFLVISLTNHSITGTLDDFFVPLTSGTFILSIFYLGVMSTLITALATSYALSKIEASQANVFTNLSTIIAIAAGVIFLDENISTYHIIGSGLIIAGVLGTNLLGQKMQNEDSTNALRERAN, encoded by the coding sequence CTATTTGGCTGCTGTGTTGAACGCAACAATCATCGGGTTTTCATTTTTATTTGTCAAAGTGGCGCTTGAATACACCTCCCCGTTTGATATGCTGGCATACAGGTTTTCCGCTTCATTTGCGGGTATGTCCATTCCTGTTATATTTGGTTGGATCAAGCTTAATTATCACGGCAAACCATTGTATAAAGTCCTTCTGCTCGCCACCATGTACCCACTCGGGTTTTTCACGTTCCAAACGTTTGGACTTGAACACGCAACTTCGGCTGCAGGGGGTATTTTATTCGCTTTTACACCGATCGCCACCATGATATTGGCTTCTATATTTTTGAAGGAACGCACAACCTTGTTGCAGAAGCTGTCAATCTTCATGTCAGTATTTGGTGTTGTTTTCATTTTTATCATGAAAGGAAGCAGCTTGAATTTGTCGAACCTGACAGGTATTTTCCTTCTGCTCACCTCATGCATGGCTGTTGCCGGATATAGCGTTCTGGCAAGATCACTTCTGAAAACGTTCACCCCGGTGGAAATCAGTTATTTCATGTTGGGGACCGGATTCATTGTTTTTTTGGTCATTTCGTTAACAAACCATTCAATCACCGGAACGCTTGACGATTTTTTTGTACCGCTCACCAGTGGCACATTCATCTTGTCGATTTTTTATCTTGGCGTGATGTCCACACTGATAACAGCATTGGCAACAAGCTATGCATTGTCAAAAATTGAAGCTTCCCAAGCGAATGTATTTACCAATTTGTCAACAATTATTGCGATTGCAGCAGGTGTGATCTTTCTTGATGAAAACATATCAACATACCATATAATTGGTTCGGGTCTTATTATCGCAGGGGTGCTGGGCACAAATCTTTTAGGGCAAAAAATGCAGAATGAGGATTCAACGAATGCATTACGAGAAAGGGCTAACTAA
- a CDS encoding NAD(P)-dependent oxidoreductase — protein sequence MKIGIIGASGKSGKMILKEVLRRNHDVTAIVRNGTSITHPDVNVVEKNIYDLTPNDLKPYDVVVNAFGAPIGEEKPHVTAGHALIEALNGTNTRVIVIGGAGSLYVDEKQTTRLIDTEDLPENVQRTAIGQTKNLQELRESQGITWTYVSPPAFFDPEGPKTGVYQKGKDNLLKNTKGESYISYADLSIAVVDEIENPQHINERFTVVSESS from the coding sequence ATGAAAATAGGGATTATTGGAGCAAGTGGAAAATCGGGAAAAATGATTTTAAAAGAAGTATTGAGACGGAATCATGATGTCACTGCAATCGTAAGGAATGGCACAAGTATAACCCATCCCGATGTCAATGTGGTAGAAAAAAATATTTATGATTTGACTCCGAATGATCTCAAGCCATACGACGTGGTCGTGAATGCGTTCGGCGCACCGATCGGTGAAGAAAAACCCCACGTGACAGCCGGCCATGCCTTGATTGAAGCTTTAAATGGAACCAATACAAGGGTCATTGTCATCGGAGGAGCTGGAAGTCTTTATGTTGATGAAAAGCAAACCACTCGCCTCATTGATACAGAAGACTTACCCGAAAATGTGCAACGCACTGCAATCGGGCAGACAAAAAATCTTCAAGAGTTGCGGGAATCTCAGGGTATCACATGGACCTATGTCAGTCCCCCCGCTTTTTTTGACCCGGAAGGACCAAAAACAGGTGTATATCAAAAAGGAAAAGACAACTTGCTTAAAAATACCAAGGGGGAAAGCTATATCAGTTATGCGGACCTTTCAATAGCCGTGGTAGACGAAATTGAAAACCCACAGCATATTAATGAGCGATTTACAGTTGTTTCAGAATCATCGTAA
- a CDS encoding putative holin-like toxin — MMSTYKALTIMIAFATLVVLIITANEKSNHPASANVRVWLLFSHITLHMSHRTSCGVAA; from the coding sequence ATGATGTCAACATACAAAGCATTAACAATCATGATTGCTTTTGCAACACTAGTCGTATTAATCATCACCGCAAACGAAAAAAGTAACCACCCTGCATCGGCCAATGTAAGGGTATGGTTACTTTTTTCACATATCACTCTGCATATGAGCCACCGCACTTCCTGCGGAGTAGCTGCCTGA
- a CDS encoding FMN-binding negative transcriptional regulator: MEQNDEFIYDLIQENSFATFFSQHEEEPFATHIPLMIDENMEY; the protein is encoded by the coding sequence ATGGAACAGAATGATGAATTTATTTATGACTTAATTCAAGAGAATAGCTTCGCTACATTTTTCTCACAACATGAAGAAGAACCCTTCGCCACTCATATTCCCTTAATGATTGATGAGAATATGGAATATTAA